CGTTCCAGGATCGGTTCGATCGGATGCATGTTGAGCGCCTTGCGGCTGCGGTTGGTCTTGTCGCGTGCCGGGCAGACGTCCACGCACAGCGTGCAACCGGTGCAGTCTTCCGGGGCCACCTGGTAGGTGATGGCGAGTCCCTTGTCGAACTCCGGCCCGACGACCGTCGCGTGGCGGAAGTCCTCCGGGGCGTCTTTCAGGCGGGCCGGATCGAAGACCTTGGCGCGGATTGCGCTGTGCGGACAGACGAAGGCGCACTTGCCGCACTGGATGCAGATGTCGGGCTCCAGAACCGGCAGTTCGAGCGCGAGCCGCCGTTTCTCGTAGGCCGCGGTGCCGAGCGGCCAGGTGCCGTCGACAGGCACGCGGCTCACTGGCACGCCATCGCCACGCCCGGCAATGAGTTCCGCGGTGACGTCGCGTGCGAATGCGGATGCGGTCGCCGGCACCGGGACGCGCCGGTCGTGCGTTGCAGTCACGCGGTCGGGTACCGGCAGTTCGTGCAGGTGTGCGAGAGCCTGGTCGATCGCGGCGAAGTTCGCCTCGAGCACGGTGCCGCCCTTGGAGCGGTAGCTGCTCTTCACCGATGCCTTGATGCGGTCGATCGCTTCCTGTCGGGGCAGCAGCCCGGACAGGGCGAAGTGGCAGGTCTGCATGATCGTGTTGATGCGCCGGCCAAGACCCGCCTGCTTCGCCACCGCGTAAGCGTCGATGACGTAGACCTTCAATTGCTTCCCGATGATGTGCGTCTGGATGTGGCGCGGCAGCCGTTGCCACGCCTCTTCGGGCTTCCACGGGGCATTCAGCAGGAAGGTGGCGCCCGGCCTCGCCTTGTCCAGCAGTTCGTAGTTCTCCAGGAACGTCGTCTGGTGGCAGGCAATGAACTCCGCCTGTCCGGCGCCGATCTCATAGGTGGCGCGAATGGGCGAGGTGCCGAAGCGCAGGTGCGAGACGGTGACGGCACCGGCCTTCTTGGAGTCGTAGACGAAATGCCCCTGGGCGTAGAAGTCAGTCTCCTCGCCAAGGATCTGGATCGTATTGCGATTGCCGCTGACGGTGCCGTCGCTGCCGAGGCCATAGAAAACCGCTGCGTGCGTGGCGCGGTCCGCCGTCGTTTCGAAACCCGCATCCCACGGCAGGCTCGTGCCGCTGACGTCGTCGTGGATGCCGACGGTGAAATGGTTCCTCGGCCGTTCCGTCGCGAGGTTGTCGAAGACCGCCTTGATCATGCCCGGCGTGAATTCCTTGGACGACAGCCCGTAACGCCCGCCGACGATGATGGGGATCGCGCTGAAGCGCGCGTCCGGCGTCGCCAGATGCTCGGCGAATGCGGTGATGACGTCCTGGTACAGGGGTTCGCCCGCCGCGCCGGGTTCCTTGGTCCGGTCCAGCACCGCGATGCGCCGCACCGTCGGCGGCAACGCCGCCACGAGGCGCTCACCGGAGAATGGGCGGAACAGGCGCACTTTCAGCAGTCCTAGCTTTGCTCCGCCGGCGTTCAGGTGCTCCACGGTGTCATGCGCGGCCTCGCCACCGGAACCCATGATCACCAGCACGCGCTCGGCATCGGGCGCGCCGACATATTCGAACAAGCGGTAGCGACGTCCCGTGATGTGCGCGAAGCGCTCCATGTTCTGCTCGAGCACATCCGGGAGTCGCGCATAGAACGGGTTGACCGCCTCGCGTGACTGGAAGTACACGTCCGGGTTCTGGGCGGTGCCGCGCATCACCGGGCGATCGGGAGACAGTGCCCGGGAGCGGTGCGCATGCAGCCAGTCGTCCATGATCATGTGCCGGATGTGTTCGTCACCGAGCGGCTCGATCTTGGCCACCTCGTGCGAGGTGCGGAAGCCGTCGAAGAAATGCAGCATGGGGACGCGTGACTCCAGCGCGGTCGCATGGCTCAGCAGGGAAAAATCATGCGCTTCCTGGACGGAGCCCGCGCACAGCATGGCGAAGCCGGTGCCGCGGCAGGCCATGACGTCGCTGTGGTCGCCGAAGATCGACAGGGCGTGGGTGGCGACGGTCCGTGCCGCCACGTGGAATACCGCCGGCAGCAGTTCGCCTGCGATCTTGTACATGTTCGGGATCATCAGCAGCAGGCCCTGCGACGACGTGAAGGTGCTGGCGAGTCCGCCGCGCTGCAGGGAACCGTGCACCGTTCCGGCCGCACCGGCCTCGCTCTGCATCTCGATCACGCGTGGTACGGCGCCCCAGAGATTGGCCTGTGCATTGGCCGACCAGCTGTCGGCCTGTTCGCCCATCGGCGAGGACGGGGTGATCGGATAGATGGCGATGATCTCGCTGAGCTTGTAGGCGATCGTCGCGCAGCCGGTATTTCCATCAACGGTAATCATCGGGTCCCGTACCGCTGGCCGAGGTGCCGTCCATTGTCACATGTTGCGCGGGCGGCCATGTATGATTAGCCGCGCTCAACGGCCCGGCTGAACGACATGGTCGGGCGCGGTCGCGTTACGGAAGGAAGCAGGCGTGCCATTTGTCGTCACCGGAAACTGCATCAACTGCAAACATACCGAATGTGCCGTGGTTTGCCCGGCTGATTGCTTTCACGAAGGCCCGAATTTTCTGGTCATCGATCCCGAGACCTGTATCGACTGCGTGTTCTGCGTCCCAGCCTGCCCGGTTGGCGCAATAATGGAAATACGGGATGTACCGAAGGATCAGCGGGTGTTCGTGCGGCTGAACGAGGAACTGGCGGCCATCTGGCCCACGATCAAGACCCGGAAGCCGCCCCCGCCCGATGCGGAGGAGTGGGACGGCGTGCCGGACAAGCTCAAGCTGCTCGAGCGGTAACCCCGCGTGGTGAAGCCGGGGTAACCGGCCGGAATCGGCGGCCGGCGTCTCAAGCGACCCAGATAGCCGGAGCCCGGCGGGCGCCGACGGGCCGGCTGCTCAGGGCCGCCGCCCGGCAAATATCGCCCGTGACATCAGCAGTCCGAGCCCGGCGCCGAGCGTGGCCGCGACCGCGACGATGACAAATGTACCGACGGCCAGGGCCACACCCACCACCGTCGGTACGGCCAGGTCCTGCATTCCCATCACGTTGCCGATCGTGCCACCGGGGCGTTGTCCCATGTAGCCCGCGAAGATCACTCCGGCGAATATCGCAGGCGCGAGCGCCAGCGCGCCGAGCACTCCGCCGACCGTTCTGATCCAGCGTCGCGGCTCCTCGCCGGTGGCCATCCGCTGCGCCAACGCCCGCAGCAACTGCCGCGTCAGGAAGAATGTGACCGGCACGCCGATCAGGTAGCCGAGAATGATCGATAGCAACATGTCCTGATGATCTCCGGGTTTGTTCCCGCGGTGCCCTCCTGGTCAGCCAGGATCGGACCGGCCCGACGGCTTCACTGCCCGGCCTGTGGCCCCTTGCGTCCGACGAGCACCTTCTTTGCGCCTACGCCTGCGACACCGAGCACATAGATCGATCCCATGAAGCCGGCCCAGATGGCAAGGAATGTCAGACTTTTTCTCACGCCGACCCTGAAGCGAGCGCGGTCATAGTCGCTTTCGGAGCGGACGACGGTCCGCTCATGAAAGAGAAACTGGCCCAGTGCATAGCACGGCTGGCCGGGTTCCGGCTGAAATACCGGGATTTGTCCTTCTTCGATTTCCCGCCAGCTGCTGCATTCCGGGGCGCGCAGATCGGCGACGACGTCCGGGTCGCGGCGTGGCCATGTCGAAACGGCCAGGACCAGGGTTGATATCAGGAACACGATTGCGAAGAGCCCCCAGAATTTCTGCCAGGCATTGAGTCGCTGGAACATGTGCATTCACCGGGCCGCGTAGCGGCGCTGAAAAGATTTTAGTTCAAGTGGCCAGCGGACGATGACGTCGGTCGCCAGGCTGCGCCATCCGCAATTATGCGCAGTGGCCGGTGCGCTCAGTCGGGGAAGACGCGCTGCGCCTGCAACTGGCCGTGCTCATCGAAGATTTCCCACAGCCCGTCTTTCCTGCGGTCCCGGAAGTGCCCGCGCTTGCGCAGCTGGCCGCTTGGGTAGAAATACTCCCAGAAACCATCCGGCCGGCCTTCCAGGTAGCTGCCACGTTCATTGAGCCGGCCGTTCTCGAAGTATGTCTCATATGGCCCGTCGAGCTCGCCGTCGCGATAGTTCAGGCGTTCCCAGATGCGGCCATTCTCGTAGCGTCGCTCGAACGCGCCTTCCGGGCGGCCTTCGCGTGAGTTGCCTTTCAGTTTCAGGCGGCCGTTGTCGTAATGGATCTCCCACGGGCCGTCGCGTTCGCCGTTCTTGAACGTGCCGCGGAACTCCAGGCGACCGTTCTCGTGGAAGAACTCCCACAGGCCTTCCTGTTTGCCGTTGTGGTAGCTTCCGCGGAACTCGGGCTGGCCGTTGCGGTAGAAATACTCGGTTGGGCCTTCAGGGCGGCTGAAGCGTGATGCGAGCCCGACCTTTCGCAGAATGGCATGGAAGAGATTGAGCACGCTGGTTACCCCGCCTGCTATTGGAGCACGCCGTCCTGGTACGTGCCTTTCTCCCTGATCCTGCCGTCGTCATCGTACAGCTCGTAGGCGCCATCGAGGACACCGTCGCGGAACGTGCCGCGGGCCATGAGTCGGCCGTCGGCGGCCAAGGTCTCGAACGGCCCGTTCTTGGCGCCATCGACGTAGGTTTCGCGCGATTTCAAACTGCCATTGGGGTGAAAGGTTTCGAGGACGCCGTCGGCCCCGTCGTTGCGGAAGACGCCTTTCTGCGCGAGTTGGCCGTTGCTGTGAAACCACTCCCAGACGCCATCCTTCCGGCCGTCGTGGAAGCTGCCCCGCGCATCGACCTGCCCGTTCTCGTGATACGCGACGTATGGTCCGTCCCGCCGGTCGTTCCTGTGCGTGCCCTCCGATCGAGGCGCGCCGTTCGGAAAGCCGGTCCGGAATGGTCCATTGCGTACGCCGTCGACGTACTGGCCCTTTGAACGCCATTGCCCGTTCGGGTACAGCAGCTCCCACGGGCCTTCCTTCCTGCCGTTGTGGTACGCCTGCCGCTCCCGCAATTGCCCGTTACGGTGAAACCACTCCTGCGGCCCATCGAGCTGGCCTTCGCGGAAGCAGCCCTTGTGTTCGGCCTGCCCATCCTCGAAATAGGACTCGTATGCGCCGTCGAGCTGGCCGTTACGGTAGCTGCCCCGGCCGCGAATTTCGCCGGCCTCGCCCTGCATCTCGAAAGGCCCGTCGGCGGGGGCTTCGTCGGTCGCCGATCTGAACCAGGAAAGAATCGACTTCTTCATGCTGCCCGAGCGTAACCAAATTCCAGCGGTAAGGGCTTCACGAAAAGATAGGTACTATCCGTATCATCGTGACGGTCAATTTTGCCGCGAAAGCGTGTAAAAAAAATACCGCAGTCGTCGTGTGCGGTCGCGGCGGGCATGACGGGGTCCACCGGTGAACAGATGGAGCGAGACGCGAGGCAAACGGCCATTTTACGTATAATTACCTACCGGTGATTGATCCAGGTCATTTACTCAGGGGTCGAAACTATCAAGCTAGCGCCCGACGGTGGTGTATACCGGATGACGGCGGGACGTTTTAAGGAGCTTTAACCATGACTACGAAGACGGTCGCGAGCTCGGGCGACAGCAACCTGGCGATGTGGTTGCTCAATAAGAAGAACTGGTTCGTGCATTTCATGATCGTGACGCTGATCAGCGTCGTTGGCCTGTTGTACCTCGGCCAGCAGACGTATTCCGGCGCACCACCGTTGGTGAAATTCGTGACCCCGGACGGGGAAACGTTCATCAGCAAGGAGCAGATCTCGCGCGGCCAGGAGATTTTCCAGCTGCGGGGGCTCATGCTCTACGGCTCGTTCTGGGGTGACGGTGCCGACCGCGGTCCGGACTTTACCGCCGATGCCCTGCACCGCATGGTCGTGACGATGCGGCAGTTCTATGCCGACGAGATGAAGGCACGCAACGGGGTCAGCGAACTGACGCCGTTCGAGCAGGACGCCATTGCCCAGCGGGTCATCCGGGAACTGCACAACAACGCCTACGACGCGAACGCACAGCAGATCGTCCTGACCGCCGGTCAGGTCTATGCATTTGAGCGCCTGGTCGAGCACTACACCCGGATGTTCACCGACCCGACCTACCGGGACCGCATGGAGCCGATCAACCAGGTGTCCGGAGCGGACAACCTCCGTGCGCTCAGCTCATTCTTCTTCTGGGGCGGCTGGGTAGCCGCTGCCAACCGGCCGGGTCAGGAGTACAGCTATACGCATAACTGGCCTTACGATCCGGAGGCAGGCAACCACGCTACCAGCGCGACGTTCATCTGGACCTTCATATCCATCTTTGCGCTGTGGGTAGGCATCAGCGTCGTGCTGTATGTCTACGGCCAGATGAAGATGCAGCCGATCGACCTGTTCGAGTCACAGGGCAGCGGTAACGGGCACTGGCTGACGACGACGGACCTGGAAAACGGGTACGTGCGTCCGACGCAGCGTTCGACCTACAAGTTCTTCGCCCTGGCCATCATCGTGTTCGGCCTGCAGGTGCTGGCCGGCATCATCAGTGCGACGGACTTCATTCGTCCGTTCGGCATCAACCTCCAGGAGCTCATTCCGTTCACGGTTTCGCGCAGCTATCACGCGCTGTTGCAGATCTTCTGGTTCTTCATGTGCTGGGTGGGCTATACGATCTTCTTCCTGCCCAGGCTGGCCAAGGTGCCGAAGGGCCAGAAGTTCCTGATCAACCTGCTGTTCGGTTTGGCCGTGATCGTGGCCGTCGGGGCCCTCGGCGGCATCTACACCGGCCAGCGCGGCTGGATGAGCGACAAGATGTCGTACTGGTTCGGCAGCCAGGGTTGGGAGTTCATCGAGCTTGGGCGCTTCTTCCAGCTCCTGCTGCTCGGTGCCTTCACGCTGTGGATCTACATCATCTATCGCGGCATCAAGCCCTGGATCAGCATGAAGAACGTCTGGTCCGTGCCGGCGTGGCTGCTCTGGGGCAGCGGCGTGATGGTGCTGTTCCTGTTCTTCAGCGTCCTCATGGTGCCGAGCTCCAACTGGGCCGTCGCCGACTACTGGCGCTGGATGACGGTGCACATGTGGGTCGAGGTCACCTTCGAGGTGTTCACGACCGTCATCGTCGCCTACCTGCTGGTCCAGATGGGCCTGGTGACCAGGCTGATGGCCGAGCGTGTCATCTTCCTGGCGGTGATGTTGTTCTTCGTGACTGCGCTGAACGGCATCTCTCATAACTTCTACTGGATCGCCAAGCCGACGGGCATCA
This genomic interval from Gammaproteobacteria bacterium contains the following:
- the nifJ gene encoding pyruvate:ferredoxin (flavodoxin) oxidoreductase; the protein is MITVDGNTGCATIAYKLSEIIAIYPITPSSPMGEQADSWSANAQANLWGAVPRVIEMQSEAGAAGTVHGSLQRGGLASTFTSSQGLLLMIPNMYKIAGELLPAVFHVAARTVATHALSIFGDHSDVMACRGTGFAMLCAGSVQEAHDFSLLSHATALESRVPMLHFFDGFRTSHEVAKIEPLGDEHIRHMIMDDWLHAHRSRALSPDRPVMRGTAQNPDVYFQSREAVNPFYARLPDVLEQNMERFAHITGRRYRLFEYVGAPDAERVLVIMGSGGEAAHDTVEHLNAGGAKLGLLKVRLFRPFSGERLVAALPPTVRRIAVLDRTKEPGAAGEPLYQDVITAFAEHLATPDARFSAIPIIVGGRYGLSSKEFTPGMIKAVFDNLATERPRNHFTVGIHDDVSGTSLPWDAGFETTADRATHAAVFYGLGSDGTVSGNRNTIQILGEETDFYAQGHFVYDSKKAGAVTVSHLRFGTSPIRATYEIGAGQAEFIACHQTTFLENYELLDKARPGATFLLNAPWKPEEAWQRLPRHIQTHIIGKQLKVYVIDAYAVAKQAGLGRRINTIMQTCHFALSGLLPRQEAIDRIKASVKSSYRSKGGTVLEANFAAIDQALAHLHELPVPDRVTATHDRRVPVPATASAFARDVTAELIAGRGDGVPVSRVPVDGTWPLGTAAYEKRRLALELPVLEPDICIQCGKCAFVCPHSAIRAKVFDPARLKDAPEDFRHATVVGPEFDKGLAITYQVAPEDCTGCTLCVDVCPARDKTNRSRKALNMHPIEPILERERAKWNFFLSLPEYDRRKLRWDTLKSAVVAQPLFEFSSACVGCGETPYIRLATQLFGDRMIIANATGCSSIYGGNLPTAPYTTDPSGRGPAWCNSLFEDNAEFGLGIRITLDEQIEHARELLAGLREELGGELVTALLEADQRDDVGLQQQRKRVEELKAKLESLDSPAARNLLSLADVLTRKSVWIIGGDGWAYDIGFSGLDHVLASGRNVNILVLDTEVYSNTGGQMSKATPRAAVAKFAASGKAVPKKDLSMIAMAYEHVYVAKVASGAKDVQTLRAFREAESWDGPSLIIAYSPCIAHGVDLHRNLHQQDLAVKSGHWNLLRYDPRLRDVGENPLVLDSREPKLPYREFAQTEMRFGILMRTHPELAKKLLDEAQREVQERYRHYEQLADLDYSKQNEAGAGAPAPAGTPPRGGSIAGGT
- a CDS encoding ferredoxin family protein, which codes for MPFVVTGNCINCKHTECAVVCPADCFHEGPNFLVIDPETCIDCVFCVPACPVGAIMEIRDVPKDQRVFVRLNEELAAIWPTIKTRKPPPPDAEEWDGVPDKLKLLER
- a CDS encoding toxin-antitoxin system YwqK family antitoxin; this translates as MLNLFHAILRKVGLASRFSRPEGPTEYFYRNGQPEFRGSYHNGKQEGLWEFFHENGRLEFRGTFKNGERDGPWEIHYDNGRLKLKGNSREGRPEGAFERRYENGRIWERLNYRDGELDGPYETYFENGRLNERGSYLEGRPDGFWEYFYPSGQLRKRGHFRDRRKDGLWEIFDEHGQLQAQRVFPD
- a CDS encoding toxin-antitoxin system YwqK family antitoxin — its product is MKKSILSWFRSATDEAPADGPFEMQGEAGEIRGRGSYRNGQLDGAYESYFEDGQAEHKGCFREGQLDGPQEWFHRNGQLRERQAYHNGRKEGPWELLYPNGQWRSKGQYVDGVRNGPFRTGFPNGAPRSEGTHRNDRRDGPYVAYHENGQVDARGSFHDGRKDGVWEWFHSNGQLAQKGVFRNDGADGVLETFHPNGSLKSRETYVDGAKNGPFETLAADGRLMARGTFRDGVLDGAYELYDDDGRIREKGTYQDGVLQ
- a CDS encoding cbb3-type cytochrome c oxidase subunit I produces the protein MTTKTVASSGDSNLAMWLLNKKNWFVHFMIVTLISVVGLLYLGQQTYSGAPPLVKFVTPDGETFISKEQISRGQEIFQLRGLMLYGSFWGDGADRGPDFTADALHRMVVTMRQFYADEMKARNGVSELTPFEQDAIAQRVIRELHNNAYDANAQQIVLTAGQVYAFERLVEHYTRMFTDPTYRDRMEPINQVSGADNLRALSSFFFWGGWVAAANRPGQEYSYTHNWPYDPEAGNHATSATFIWTFISIFALWVGISVVLYVYGQMKMQPIDLFESQGSGNGHWLTTTDLENGYVRPTQRSTYKFFALAIIVFGLQVLAGIISATDFIRPFGINLQELIPFTVSRSYHALLQIFWFFMCWVGYTIFFLPRLAKVPKGQKFLINLLFGLAVIVAVGALGGIYTGQRGWMSDKMSYWFGSQGWEFIELGRFFQLLLLGAFTLWIYIIYRGIKPWISMKNVWSVPAWLLWGSGVMVLFLFFSVLMVPSSNWAVADYWRWMTVHMWVEVTFEVFTTVIVAYLLVQMGLVTRLMAERVIFLAVMLFFVTALNGISHNFYWIAKPTGIIAVGSVFSTLQVLPLLLLTLDAWQMRQEGIKANEFRVQGKQAFVMESVWLFILAVNFWNIFGAGVFGSLITLPLVNYYEHATYMTQNHAHAAMFGVKGNVALAGLLFCCQHLFEKSAWSEKLVRTAFWSLQIGLALMMFLDLFPVGLYQIYVVLTDGFWHARSADIIQGPVFVTLTYLRMIGGSIFVVGGLLPLIWFVLSRGARLRRETDVETDEWAAYQKEYGHESGKEWAAQPETRL